The Streptomyces sp. NBC_00440 genome contains a region encoding:
- a CDS encoding aminopeptidase P family protein — translation MAKGRRNGLYSGISDELSALMRTGWADTERHDLTLAEQSPHAARRRAALSARFPGERLVIPSGNLKVRSNDDTYPFRPYSGYVHMTGDQVRDGALVLEPRADGGHDAYCYQLPRDSRDNDEFWTGPTAELWMGRRRSLAESELVLGLPCRDIRTAADDLAAAPAAPTRIVRGVDPALTAAVTTDEVRDAELDEALSDLRLVKDEWEITELRKAVDSTVRGFTDVIGELSTAIASSERWIEGTFFRRARLEGNAVGYGSICAAGEHATIMHWTDNDGPVRPGDLLLLDAGVETNTLYTADVTRTLPINGTFTPVQRKVYDAVYEAQEAGMAAVKPGAAYRDFHEASQRHLATRLVEWGFIEGPADRAYELGLQRRFTMAGTGHMLGLDVHDCAQARQEEYVDGVMEPGMVLTVEPGLYFQPDDLTVPEEWRGIGVRIEDDLLVTDDGNENLSDGLPRSADEVEAWMARFAG, via the coding sequence GTGGCGAAAGGCCGGAGGAACGGTCTCTACTCAGGGATCTCCGATGAGCTGTCCGCTCTGATGCGGACGGGCTGGGCGGACACCGAGCGGCACGACCTGACGCTCGCCGAGCAGTCCCCGCACGCGGCCCGCCGCCGAGCGGCGCTCTCCGCGCGCTTTCCGGGCGAACGCCTCGTGATTCCCTCCGGGAACCTCAAGGTCCGTTCGAACGACGACACCTACCCCTTCCGGCCGTACTCGGGCTATGTGCACATGACCGGAGACCAGGTCCGGGACGGCGCGCTCGTCCTCGAACCCCGTGCGGACGGCGGCCACGACGCCTACTGCTACCAGCTGCCGCGCGACAGCAGGGACAACGACGAGTTCTGGACCGGCCCCACGGCCGAGCTGTGGATGGGCCGCCGCCGCTCCCTCGCCGAGTCGGAGCTCGTGCTCGGCCTGCCCTGCCGTGACATCCGCACGGCCGCCGACGACCTGGCCGCCGCCCCCGCCGCGCCGACCCGGATCGTCCGCGGTGTCGACCCGGCCCTGACGGCCGCCGTCACCACCGATGAGGTGCGCGACGCCGAACTCGACGAGGCGCTCAGCGATCTCCGGCTCGTCAAGGACGAGTGGGAGATCACGGAGCTCCGCAAGGCCGTGGACTCCACGGTGCGCGGATTCACCGATGTGATCGGTGAACTCTCCACGGCGATCGCGTCGTCCGAGCGGTGGATCGAGGGCACGTTCTTCCGCCGCGCACGCCTTGAGGGCAACGCCGTCGGCTACGGCTCGATCTGCGCAGCGGGCGAGCACGCCACGATCATGCACTGGACGGACAACGACGGTCCGGTGCGCCCCGGCGACCTGCTCCTGCTCGACGCGGGCGTCGAGACGAACACCCTCTACACGGCCGACGTCACGCGCACCCTCCCGATCAACGGGACCTTCACGCCCGTGCAGCGCAAGGTCTACGACGCGGTGTACGAGGCCCAGGAAGCGGGCATGGCCGCCGTCAAGCCGGGCGCCGCGTACCGCGACTTCCACGAGGCGTCGCAGCGCCACCTGGCGACCCGGCTGGTCGAGTGGGGCTTCATCGAAGGCCCGGCCGACCGCGCGTACGAACTCGGCCTCCAGCGCCGCTTCACCATGGCCGGTACCGGTCACATGCTCGGTCTGGACGTCCACGACTGCGCGCAGGCCAGGCAGGAGGAGTACGTCGACGGCGTAATGGAGCCGGGCATGGTGCTCACCGTCGAGCCCGGCCTGTACTTCCAGCCGGACGACCTCACCGTGCCCGAGGAGTGGCGCGGCATCGGCGTCCGCATCGAGGACGACCTGCTCGTCACCGACGACGGCAACGAGAACCTGTCGGACGGTCTGCCCCGGTCGGCGGACGAGGTCGAGGCGTGGATGGCCCGTTTCGCCGGCTGA
- a CDS encoding NHLP family bacteriocin export ABC transporter peptidase/permease/ATPase subunit yields the protein MSPSPAAQQQLPPAGHGRRRARPAPAPQRRRHRTVRTPTVLQMEAVECGAASLAMILAHHGRHVPLEELRIACGVSRDGSRASSLLKAARSYGLTARGMQMEPAALAEVKAPAILFWEFNHYVVYDGMGRRFGRRGVHINDPDKGRRFVPAEDFDTSFTGVVLVLEPGEGFREGGRRPGVLRALPARLRGTTGTMLAALLASLLLVATGAALPALSRTYIDMFLLGHQTSLLGALFASMATMVALTGVLTWLQQANLLHGRIIASTLSSARFLGHLLRLPVTFFAQRSPADLVQRLQSNDAVAETLARDLAAAGVDGVVVLLYAALLWTYDPQLTLVGVGIALGNVVAMRIVIRLRATRTQKLRADTARLTNTSYTGLQLIETMKATGGENGYFRRWAGQHATTLEEQQRLGVPSAWLGIVAPTLATLNSALILWIGGLRAVEGHLSVGLLVAFQALVVRFTAPVTRLNGVAGRIQDFAADVTRLKDVENFPVDSLYARSDDAPSGTAGSTRRLKGHVTLDDITFGYSPLDKPLLTGFSLTVGPGQQVALVGGSGSGKSTVSRLISGLYTPWEGTIRIDGQRLDDIPRGALTASVSFVDQDVFLFEGTVRDNVALWDPSIPDEAVVDALKDAALYDVVARRPGSIQGRVEQDGRNFSGGQRQRLEIARALVRRPSVLVLDEVTSALDAETEQIIIDNLRRRGCACVVIAHRLSTVRDSDEIVVLDHGQVVERGRHEELVAAGGPYADLVREH from the coding sequence GTGAGCCCCTCCCCCGCCGCCCAGCAGCAGCTGCCGCCGGCCGGCCACGGCCGCCGCAGGGCACGCCCCGCGCCCGCGCCGCAGCGCCGCCGCCACCGGACGGTCCGGACGCCCACCGTCCTCCAGATGGAGGCCGTCGAGTGCGGCGCCGCGTCCCTGGCCATGATCCTCGCCCACCACGGCCGCCATGTCCCCCTCGAAGAGCTCCGCATCGCCTGCGGCGTCTCGCGTGACGGCTCGCGGGCCAGCAGTCTCCTGAAAGCGGCGCGGAGTTACGGCCTGACCGCCAGGGGCATGCAGATGGAGCCGGCCGCCCTCGCCGAGGTCAAGGCGCCCGCGATCCTCTTCTGGGAGTTCAACCACTACGTCGTCTACGACGGCATGGGCCGGCGCTTCGGCCGGCGCGGCGTACACATCAACGACCCGGACAAGGGCCGCAGGTTCGTGCCCGCCGAGGACTTCGACACCAGTTTCACCGGCGTCGTCCTCGTACTCGAACCGGGCGAAGGATTCCGCGAGGGCGGCCGCAGGCCGGGCGTCCTGAGGGCGCTGCCCGCGCGCCTGCGCGGCACCACGGGCACGATGCTCGCCGCGCTCCTCGCCAGCCTGCTGCTGGTCGCGACCGGCGCGGCGCTGCCCGCGCTCAGCCGCACGTACATCGACATGTTCCTGCTCGGCCATCAGACATCGCTCCTGGGCGCGCTGTTCGCCTCGATGGCCACGATGGTGGCGCTCACCGGCGTCCTCACCTGGCTCCAGCAGGCGAACCTGCTGCACGGGCGCATCATCGCTTCGACGCTCAGCAGCGCCCGCTTCCTGGGGCATCTGCTGCGGCTTCCCGTGACGTTCTTCGCGCAGCGCAGCCCGGCCGACCTGGTGCAGCGTCTCCAGTCGAACGACGCGGTCGCCGAGACCCTCGCGCGCGATCTGGCCGCCGCCGGAGTCGACGGTGTGGTGGTGCTGCTGTACGCGGCGCTGCTGTGGACGTACGACCCGCAGCTGACGCTCGTCGGGGTGGGCATCGCGCTCGGGAACGTCGTCGCGATGCGGATCGTGATCCGGCTGCGCGCCACGCGTACGCAGAAGCTGCGCGCGGACACCGCCCGGCTCACCAACACCTCGTACACGGGCCTTCAGCTGATCGAGACGATGAAGGCGACGGGCGGCGAGAACGGCTACTTCCGGCGCTGGGCCGGGCAGCACGCCACCACGCTTGAGGAGCAGCAGCGCCTCGGGGTGCCGAGCGCGTGGCTGGGCATCGTGGCGCCGACCCTGGCGACGCTGAACAGCGCGCTGATCCTGTGGATCGGCGGTCTGCGCGCGGTCGAGGGGCATCTGTCGGTGGGGCTCCTGGTGGCGTTCCAGGCGCTCGTGGTCCGCTTCACCGCGCCGGTCACCCGTCTCAACGGCGTCGCGGGCCGCATCCAGGACTTCGCCGCCGACGTGACGCGGCTGAAGGACGTCGAGAACTTTCCGGTGGACTCCCTGTACGCCCGTTCCGACGATGCCCCGTCCGGAACAGCCGGGAGCACGCGCCGTCTGAAGGGGCACGTCACGCTGGACGACATCACGTTCGGCTACAGCCCGCTCGACAAGCCGCTCCTGACGGGTTTCTCGCTGACCGTCGGACCGGGGCAGCAGGTCGCCCTCGTGGGCGGTTCGGGCAGCGGCAAGTCGACGGTGTCGCGGCTGATCTCCGGTCTGTACACCCCCTGGGAGGGCACGATCCGGATCGACGGGCAGCGTCTGGACGACATCCCGCGCGGCGCGCTGACCGCGTCCGTGTCCTTCGTCGACCAGGACGTGTTCCTCTTCGAGGGCACGGTCCGTGACAACGTCGCGCTGTGGGATCCGTCGATCCCCGACGAGGCGGTCGTCGACGCGCTCAAGGACGCGGCGCTGTACGACGTGGTGGCGCGCAGGCCCGGCTCCATCCAGGGCCGTGTCGAGCAGGACGGACGGAACTTCTCCGGCGGGCAGCGCCAGCGGCTCGAAATCGCGCGTGCCCTGGTCCGGCGGCCGAGCGTCCTCGTGCTCGACGAGGTGACCAGCGCCCTGGACGCCGAGACCGAGCAGATCATCATCGACAATCTGCGGCGCCGCGGCTGCGCGTGCGTGGTGATCGCGCACCGCCTCAGCACGGTCCGCGACAGCGACGAGATCGTGGTGCTCGACCACGGCCAGGTCGTGGAGCGCGGCCGCCACGAGGAACTGGTCGCCGCCGGGGGGCCGTACGCCGACCTGGTCAGGGAGCACTGA
- a CDS encoding NHLP bacteriocin export ABC transporter permease/ATPase subunit, translated as MTYPHQEHTAGDQVTAAFGALGVPVDCTGLRSLPLEGPQVLWLVVGGALDLFAVDAAAQGHWHFLGRLEAGTLLLGPVEGPQHTLVGRPLQGCALRRIALRELQGPDHGDGSWAYDQQYLSQYDTQDAALSLLEHAFALGVGRSQRVLFEAPLDGRTAGDDSVGDDDILWLPVMPGSVQYGASYSADAAGDLLVDGSMWQRMVNQQFRLLSALDRWIERLESAHETRTAAGIKAGETVRENADRTLLASIGSQSRGSSRRTSSGYGDDATYAACKLVADAAGITLTEPARSGAVSDRIDPVEQVAVASRIRSRAVRLDGRWWRENTGPLVGHRAASGAPVALLWRRGGYEAVHPSSGRPTRIDEDNADEFEPRAVMLYRPLPDRPLSPLRLLRFSARGTRGDLRNLLGAGLVTVAIGALVPVATGRVLGEYVPNAESDLIVQVSVAVMVTSIVSAAFMLLQNLTILRMEGRIESALQPAVWDRLLRLPTRFFASRSTGELASAAMGISSIRRLLSGVGPVVVQAGTVGTLNLVLLLCYSVPLALAALGMLAVIAAVFLALGLWELRWQRRLVVLGNKLNNQAFQTLRGLPKLRVAGAESFAYAAWAGEFARSRELQRRAGRVKNLTTVLNSVYLPLCSLVMFMLLAGPARGSMSAGDFLTFSTAVTMLLTAVTQLTGAALSAAAVLPMFEQIKPVLDEAPEVRAASTQPGALTGEIEARGVSFRYTDDGPLVLDDVSLSVRPGEFVAVVGPSGCGKSTLLRLLIGFDRPVSGGVLYDGQDLTALDQAAVRRQCGVVLQNAQPLTGSILDCICGAEVFTQEEAWEAAAMAGLAEDIKQMPMGLHTMIAGGGAISGGQRQRLMIAQALIRRPRILFFDEATSALDNETQRTVIDSTRALNATRIVIAHRLSTVMDADRVVVMADGHIVQQGPPAQLLADTDGRLHELVRRQMA; from the coding sequence GTGACGTACCCGCACCAGGAGCACACCGCGGGCGACCAGGTGACCGCCGCGTTCGGCGCGCTGGGCGTGCCGGTCGACTGCACCGGCCTGCGCAGCCTGCCGCTGGAGGGGCCGCAGGTCCTGTGGCTCGTCGTCGGGGGCGCGCTCGACCTGTTCGCGGTGGACGCCGCGGCGCAGGGGCACTGGCACTTCCTGGGCCGGCTGGAGGCGGGGACCCTGCTCCTCGGTCCGGTCGAGGGGCCGCAACACACGCTGGTGGGGCGGCCGTTGCAGGGCTGCGCGCTGCGCCGGATCGCGCTGCGGGAACTGCAGGGCCCCGACCACGGCGACGGCTCGTGGGCGTACGACCAGCAGTACCTCAGCCAGTACGACACCCAGGACGCGGCGCTGAGCCTCCTGGAGCACGCGTTCGCGCTGGGCGTGGGCCGCAGTCAGCGGGTGCTGTTCGAGGCCCCGCTCGACGGCAGGACCGCCGGCGACGACTCCGTGGGCGACGACGACATCCTGTGGCTGCCGGTCATGCCGGGCAGCGTGCAGTACGGGGCGTCGTACAGCGCGGACGCGGCCGGCGACCTGCTGGTCGACGGGTCGATGTGGCAGCGCATGGTCAACCAGCAGTTCCGGCTGCTTTCGGCCCTCGACCGGTGGATCGAGCGCCTGGAGAGCGCGCACGAGACCCGTACGGCGGCCGGTATCAAGGCGGGCGAGACCGTCCGCGAGAACGCCGACCGGACACTGCTCGCGTCCATCGGCAGCCAGAGCAGGGGAAGTTCACGGCGTACGTCCTCCGGATACGGTGACGACGCGACGTACGCCGCGTGCAAGCTGGTCGCCGACGCGGCCGGGATCACGCTCACCGAGCCCGCGCGCAGCGGCGCGGTCAGCGACCGGATCGACCCGGTCGAGCAGGTCGCGGTCGCCTCGCGGATCCGCAGCCGCGCGGTCCGGCTCGACGGCCGCTGGTGGCGCGAGAACACCGGCCCCCTGGTGGGACACCGGGCCGCGTCCGGCGCCCCGGTCGCGCTCCTGTGGCGGCGCGGCGGGTACGAGGCGGTGCACCCCTCCAGCGGACGGCCCACCCGGATCGACGAGGACAACGCGGACGAGTTCGAACCGCGGGCCGTGATGCTGTACCGGCCGCTACCCGACCGGCCGCTGAGCCCGCTGCGGCTGCTGCGGTTCAGTGCGCGCGGCACCAGGGGCGATCTGCGGAACCTGCTCGGCGCGGGCCTGGTGACGGTCGCGATCGGCGCCCTGGTGCCGGTGGCGACCGGGCGGGTCCTGGGCGAGTACGTGCCGAACGCCGAGTCGGACCTCATCGTCCAGGTGTCCGTCGCGGTGATGGTGACGAGCATCGTGTCGGCGGCGTTCATGCTGCTCCAGAACCTGACGATCCTGCGGATGGAGGGCCGGATCGAGAGCGCGCTCCAACCGGCCGTGTGGGACCGGCTGCTGCGGCTGCCGACGCGCTTCTTCGCCTCGCGCTCCACCGGCGAACTGGCCAGTGCGGCGATGGGCATCAGCTCGATCCGCCGGCTCCTGTCGGGGGTGGGCCCCGTGGTGGTGCAGGCGGGCACGGTCGGCACGCTCAACCTCGTCCTGCTGCTCTGCTACAGCGTGCCCCTCGCCCTGGCCGCTCTCGGGATGCTGGCGGTGATCGCGGCCGTGTTCCTCGCCCTCGGGCTGTGGGAGCTGCGCTGGCAGCGGCGCCTCGTGGTGCTCGGCAACAAGCTCAACAACCAGGCGTTCCAGACCCTGCGCGGACTGCCGAAGCTGCGTGTCGCGGGCGCGGAGAGCTTCGCGTACGCCGCGTGGGCCGGGGAGTTCGCGCGCAGCCGGGAACTCCAGCGGCGCGCGGGACGCGTCAAGAACCTCACCACGGTCCTCAACTCCGTCTATCTGCCGCTGTGCTCACTGGTGATGTTCATGCTGCTCGCGGGCCCGGCGCGGGGCAGCATGTCGGCGGGCGACTTCCTGACGTTCAGCACCGCGGTGACGATGCTGCTCACCGCGGTCACGCAGCTCACCGGCGCGGCGCTCTCGGCGGCGGCGGTCCTTCCGATGTTCGAGCAGATCAAGCCGGTGCTCGACGAGGCGCCCGAGGTACGCGCCGCCAGCACCCAGCCGGGCGCCCTGACGGGGGAGATCGAGGCGCGCGGGGTGTCCTTCCGGTACACGGACGACGGCCCGCTCGTCCTGGACGACGTGTCGCTGTCCGTCCGTCCTGGCGAGTTCGTGGCGGTCGTCGGCCCGAGCGGCTGCGGCAAGTCGACGCTGCTGCGGCTGCTCATCGGCTTCGACCGGCCGGTCTCGGGGGGCGTCCTGTACGACGGCCAGGACCTCACGGCACTCGACCAGGCGGCGGTGCGCAGGCAGTGCGGGGTGGTGCTGCAGAACGCCCAGCCGCTGACCGGTTCGATCCTGGACTGCATCTGCGGTGCTGAGGTGTTCACGCAGGAGGAGGCGTGGGAGGCGGCGGCGATGGCGGGTCTGGCCGAGGACATCAAACAGATGCCGATGGGCCTGCACACGATGATCGCCGGCGGCGGCGCGATCTCGGGCGGCCAGCGCCAGCGCCTGATGATCGCGCAGGCGCTGATCCGTCGCCCCCGCATCCTGTTCTTCGACGAGGCCACGAGCGCACTCGACAACGAGACCCAGCGCACGGTCATCGACAGCACGCGCGCACTGAACGCGACCCGGATCGTCATCGCACACCGCCTGTCGACGGTCATGGACGCGGACCGGGTGGTGGTCATGGCGGACGGCCACATCGTCCAGCAGGGCCCCCCGGCCCAGCTCCTCGCGGACACGGACGGCCGCCTGCACGAGCTGGTACGGCGGCAGATGGCATAG
- a CDS encoding RidA family protein: MTEKTALTPATHTTPPAKFSHGVRKGNILQVAGQVGFLPAVEGQAPTPAGPTLREQTLQTFANVKAILEEGGATWDDVMMMRVYLTDVAHFAELNEIYNAYFEEQGLTQPASARTTVYVGLPPGLLIEIDALAVLG, translated from the coding sequence ATGACCGAGAAGACCGCTCTCACCCCCGCCACCCACACCACGCCGCCCGCGAAGTTCTCGCACGGCGTCCGCAAGGGCAACATCCTCCAGGTCGCCGGCCAGGTCGGCTTCCTGCCGGCCGTCGAGGGCCAGGCGCCCACCCCGGCGGGCCCGACCCTGCGCGAGCAGACCCTCCAGACCTTCGCCAACGTCAAGGCGATCCTGGAGGAGGGTGGCGCGACCTGGGACGACGTGATGATGATGCGCGTCTACCTCACGGACGTCGCGCACTTCGCCGAGCTGAACGAGATCTACAACGCGTACTTCGAGGAGCAGGGACTCACCCAGCCCGCCTCGGCCCGTACGACCGTCTACGTCGGCCTGCCGCCCGGCCTGCTCATCGAGATCGACGCGCTCGCCGTACTCGGCTGA
- a CDS encoding LuxR family transcriptional regulator, translating to MTNAKLGEALRLLGIDHSAVRVYLALLELAPAPLSAVGAAAGLDGAELTTAYGALVDAGLASAAGSGGDVVAPVPPTAGLEILARHRAAEVEESRISVGGAFESFRRQRLAAYNDHLVEVVTGEAVGPRIRQAWASAREQIRQFESPPYFPLSGATDDALATLARGVTQRVVYSRASLEHPGHLEEAVEPCIKAGEQARVLPSVPVKLVIIDEAYGLVSLSIKEADVHNTMLVVQPCGLLSALMALFEQSWQNALPFHGRTARPGGLPPADRRLLWLLAGGTSDDVIARELGISRRTLFRRLQILMAQLGAANRFQMALQAQRSGWL from the coding sequence ATGACGAACGCGAAGCTCGGTGAGGCCCTGCGGCTCCTGGGAATCGATCACTCGGCGGTCCGGGTCTATCTGGCGCTGCTCGAACTGGCCCCGGCCCCGCTGAGTGCTGTCGGCGCCGCGGCCGGTCTGGACGGTGCGGAACTGACCACGGCTTACGGCGCACTGGTCGACGCCGGTCTGGCCAGTGCCGCCGGGTCGGGCGGGGACGTGGTGGCGCCGGTTCCGCCGACCGCCGGTCTGGAGATCCTCGCCAGACACCGGGCGGCCGAGGTCGAGGAGTCGCGCATCAGCGTCGGGGGCGCGTTCGAGTCGTTCCGGCGTCAGCGGCTCGCCGCGTACAACGACCACCTGGTCGAGGTCGTGACCGGCGAGGCCGTCGGACCCAGGATCCGCCAGGCGTGGGCGAGCGCCCGCGAACAGATCCGGCAGTTCGAGTCACCGCCGTACTTCCCGCTGTCCGGCGCCACGGACGACGCGCTGGCGACGCTGGCCCGCGGTGTGACACAGCGTGTCGTGTACTCGCGGGCGTCGCTGGAGCACCCGGGCCATCTGGAGGAGGCCGTCGAACCGTGCATCAAGGCCGGTGAGCAGGCGAGGGTGCTGCCGTCGGTGCCGGTCAAGCTCGTGATCATCGACGAGGCGTACGGGCTCGTGTCGCTGTCGATCAAAGAGGCCGACGTGCACAACACGATGCTGGTCGTGCAGCCGTGCGGCCTGCTCTCCGCGCTCATGGCACTGTTCGAGCAGTCCTGGCAGAACGCCCTGCCGTTCCACGGCCGCACCGCCCGCCCGGGCGGCCTGCCGCCCGCCGACCGCCGGCTGCTGTGGCTCCTCGCGGGCGGCACGAGCGACGACGTCATCGCCCGCGAGCTCGGAATCAGCCGCCGCACGCTCTTCCGCCGCCTGCAGATCCTGATGGCCCAGCTGGGCGCCGCGAACCGCTTCCAGATGGCCTTGCAGGCACAGCGCTCCGGATGGCTGTGA
- a CDS encoding type A2 lantipeptide, with translation MNSVPQVQTLEISDADLDNVSGGLVGGLVSNVTGTADSIAPVSGLVGGVAGTVAGLTGVNTGAVTGTVTGLIAGA, from the coding sequence ATGAACTCCGTCCCCCAGGTTCAGACCCTTGAGATCTCCGACGCCGACCTCGACAACGTCTCCGGCGGTCTCGTCGGTGGCCTCGTCAGCAACGTGACCGGCACGGCCGACTCCATCGCCCCGGTCTCGGGCCTCGTCGGCGGCGTCGCCGGCACGGTCGCGGGTCTGACCGGTGTCAACACCGGCGCCGTCACCGGCACGGTCACCGGCCTCATCGCCGGCGCCTGA
- a CDS encoding HlyD family efflux transporter periplasmic adaptor subunit, whose amino-acid sequence MQFRQQALSKLQSPEELDLPVRLARPQGLLALVVTVVVMAAASVWAVTGSVSSTLRAPGILTHAQGSYVLQSPVTGQVTGVLAKEGQRLAAGAPVLKVRTEQGDRLVRAIDAGRVTTLSAGIGTVVTTGADVATVEKTRSAGDPLLAMVYVPADSAGTVPVGADVDLTVQSAPEQQYGMLRGRVQAVGHGAQTQQQIAGFLGDKQLAGQFTKGGPTVAVLVKLVKSSATKSGYAWSSAGGPPYALDSMTPASGAVHLAGQHPIDWLLP is encoded by the coding sequence GTGCAGTTCCGCCAACAGGCCCTGTCCAAGCTGCAGTCGCCCGAGGAACTCGACCTTCCCGTGCGGCTCGCCAGACCGCAGGGACTGCTCGCCCTGGTCGTGACGGTCGTCGTGATGGCCGCCGCGTCCGTGTGGGCGGTCACCGGGTCGGTGTCGTCGACCCTCCGCGCACCCGGCATCCTGACGCACGCGCAGGGCAGTTACGTCCTCCAGAGCCCCGTCACCGGTCAGGTCACGGGCGTGCTCGCCAAGGAAGGACAGCGCCTGGCCGCCGGCGCGCCCGTCCTCAAGGTCCGTACGGAGCAGGGCGACCGGCTCGTCCGCGCCATCGACGCGGGCCGGGTCACCACACTGTCGGCCGGGATCGGCACGGTCGTGACCACCGGCGCCGATGTCGCCACCGTGGAGAAGACCCGCAGCGCCGGGGATCCCCTCCTCGCCATGGTCTACGTCCCCGCGGACAGCGCGGGGACCGTGCCGGTCGGCGCTGACGTCGATCTCACCGTCCAGTCGGCGCCGGAACAGCAGTACGGGATGCTGCGGGGCCGCGTACAGGCCGTGGGGCACGGCGCGCAGACCCAGCAGCAGATAGCCGGCTTCCTCGGTGACAAACAGCTGGCCGGGCAGTTCACGAAGGGCGGCCCGACGGTCGCGGTCCTCGTGAAGCTGGTCAAGTCCTCCGCCACGAAGTCGGGTTACGCGTGGTCGTCCGCCGGCGGACCGCCGTACGCGCTCGACTCCATGACCCCGGCCTCGGGCGCCGTGCACCTCGCCGGGCAGCACCCGATCGATTGGCTGCTTCCGTGA
- a CDS encoding GntP family permease, translating to MYFAADTPAAPPHTGGLLAVVGGTTGLLTVAVLGIALLLFLIIKVRLQPFVALLGVSIAVGLGAGLSVTELFGTVQKSSSVSMIESGMGGILGHIAIIIGLGTMLGSILEVSGGAEVLSSRLLNLFGEKRAPLAMGLTGLIFGIPIFFDVGIFVLAPIVYAAAKRSGKSIVLYAMPLLAGLSMTHAFLPPHPGPVAAAALFHVSLGWVILIGAACGIPAVLAAWVYAAWIGKRLFVPVPQDMVEAAEEAKAAVVAEQQALGVEPQEKPVPLGTVLAIIGTPLILILLATFSSIALDPSTLRSVLEFFGHPFVALTIALFLSYYLLGIRRGWSRKSLEAVSTASLKPVGNILLVVGAGGIFGAVLSGSGIAGALSKTFNDVGLPVIVLAYLISLVLRVAQGSATVAIVTTAGIVLPLVDGQHLSQPHLALIIMAISAGSIFASHVNDGGFWMVAKYFGISERDTLKSWTVLESVLSVAGFVVAALLSLVI from the coding sequence ATGTACTTCGCCGCTGACACCCCCGCAGCGCCACCCCACACCGGCGGACTGCTCGCCGTCGTCGGCGGCACCACCGGTCTGCTGACCGTCGCCGTCCTGGGCATAGCACTGCTCCTCTTCCTGATCATCAAGGTCAGGCTGCAGCCGTTCGTCGCGCTGCTCGGCGTCTCCATAGCCGTCGGCCTCGGTGCCGGACTCTCCGTCACCGAACTCTTCGGCACGGTCCAGAAGTCGTCGTCGGTCTCGATGATCGAGTCGGGCATGGGCGGCATCCTCGGGCACATCGCGATCATCATCGGCCTCGGTACGATGCTCGGCTCGATCCTTGAGGTCTCGGGCGGCGCCGAGGTGCTGAGCTCCCGGCTGCTGAACCTCTTCGGTGAGAAGCGCGCCCCGCTCGCGATGGGTCTCACCGGCCTCATCTTCGGTATCCCGATCTTCTTCGACGTCGGCATCTTCGTCCTCGCGCCGATCGTCTACGCGGCCGCCAAGCGGTCCGGCAAGTCCATCGTCCTGTACGCGATGCCGCTGCTCGCGGGCCTGTCGATGACCCACGCGTTCCTGCCGCCGCACCCCGGCCCGGTCGCGGCCGCCGCGCTCTTCCACGTCTCGCTCGGCTGGGTCATCCTGATCGGCGCCGCCTGCGGTATCCCCGCCGTGCTGGCCGCCTGGGTGTACGCGGCGTGGATCGGCAAGCGCCTCTTCGTCCCGGTGCCGCAGGACATGGTCGAGGCCGCCGAGGAGGCCAAGGCCGCGGTCGTCGCCGAGCAGCAGGCCCTGGGGGTCGAGCCGCAGGAGAAGCCGGTCCCGCTGGGCACGGTCCTCGCGATCATCGGTACCCCGCTGATCCTGATCCTGCTGGCGACGTTCTCCTCGATCGCGCTGGACCCCTCGACGCTCCGCTCGGTCCTGGAGTTCTTCGGCCACCCCTTCGTCGCCCTGACGATCGCGCTCTTCCTCTCGTACTACCTGCTGGGCATCCGCCGCGGCTGGTCGCGCAAGTCCCTGGAGGCGGTCTCGACCGCCTCGCTCAAGCCGGTCGGCAACATCCTGCTGGTGGTCGGCGCCGGCGGCATCTTCGGCGCGGTCCTCAGCGGCAGCGGCATCGCGGGCGCCCTGTCCAAGACCTTCAACGACGTGGGTCTGCCGGTCATCGTGCTGGCCTACCTGATCTCGCTGGTGCTGCGGGTGGCCCAGGGCAGCGCGACGGTGGCGATCGTGACCACGGCGGGCATCGTCCTGCCCCTGGTCGACGGCCAGCACCTCTCGCAGCCCCACCTCGCCCTGATCATCATGGCCATCTCGGCCGGCTCGATCTTCGCCTCGCACGTCAACGACGGCGGGTTCTGGATGGTCGCCAAGTACTTCGGCATATCGGAACGCGACACGCTGAAGTCCTGGACGGTGCTGGAATCGGTCCTGTCGGTGGCGGGCTTCGTGGTCGCCGCGCTGCTCAGCCTGGTGATCTAG